A portion of the Cellulophaga algicola DSM 14237 genome contains these proteins:
- a CDS encoding IS3 family transposase (programmed frameshift), whose protein sequence is MKHSIITVDKRTQRDYNLGFKLSVVHQVEKGEMTYKQAQKAYGIQGRSTVLVWLRKHGTLDWTKPIRHQMPKSKETPAQKIKRLERELSDEKLRNKILNTMIDISDKQYGTAIRKKPFAQSIQRIRQEQRLSLSRCCRLFGVSRQAVYQAEKRIIKREQEFIKVKNLVEGVRKDMPRLGTRKLYYLLKEEFAKHNLKIGRDALFGYLRSESMLIRPRKNYTKTTNSKHWLRKHPNLMKEIKVSRPEEFFVSDITYIKSRERTHYLSLVTDAYSRKIMGYHLSDDMSAENVVKAVRMAKNNRLTSKDLIHHSDRGLQYCSGIYQKELRLSNMTPSMTDGYDCYQNALAERINGILKGEFLIYKCNTGKELKKLIAESIKTYNNKRPHLSLKYKTPNFVHNKKPEKLASLV, encoded by the exons ATGAAACATTCAATTATTACGGTAGACAAGCGTACCCAACGCGATTATAATTTGGGCTTTAAATTAAGTGTTGTCCATCAGGTTGAAAAAGGCGAAATGACTTATAAGCAGGCGCAAAAGGCTTATGGTATTCAAGGTAGAAGTACTGTTTTGGTTTGGTTGAGAAAACATGGTACATTAGATTGGACTAAACCAATACGCCATCAAATGCCAAAATCAAAAGAAACACCTGCCCAAAAAATCAAACGCTTGGAGAGAGAGCTTTCCGATGAAAAACTCAGGAACAAAATTCTCAATACTATGATTGACATCTCCGATAAACAGTATGGTACCGCTATCAGAAAAAAGC CATTCGCCCAATCAATCCAGCGCATCCGACAAGAACAACGATTAAGTTTATCTCGTTGTTGTCGATTGTTTGGGGTAAGTAGACAAGCGGTCTATCAAGCAGAAAAACGGATTATAAAAAGAGAACAGGAGTTTATAAAAGTAAAGAACTTGGTTGAAGGTGTTCGCAAGGATATGCCCCGGCTCGGTACACGAAAGCTGTATTACCTGTTAAAGGAAGAATTCGCAAAGCACAATTTAAAAATAGGAAGAGATGCCCTGTTTGGATATTTGCGCTCGGAATCGATGCTGATAAGGCCAAGGAAGAATTACACCAAGACAACAAACTCTAAACATTGGCTTAGAAAACATCCTAATCTGATGAAAGAAATCAAAGTTTCCAGACCAGAAGAGTTCTTCGTCAGTGACATTACATATATCAAAAGTAGAGAGCGGACACATTATCTATCCTTGGTAACCGATGCCTATAGTAGAAAAATAATGGGATATCACCTTAGTGATGATATGAGTGCCGAAAATGTGGTAAAAGCAGTAAGAATGGCTAAAAACAATAGATTGACAAGTAAAGATCTAATTCATCATTCCGATAGAGGATTGCAGTATTGCTCCGGCATATACCAAAAAGAACTAAGGCTAAGCAATATGACTCCGTCAATGACAGATGGTTATGATTGCTACCAAAATGCATTGGCAGAACGAATCAACGGCATATTGAAAGGGGAATTCCTAATCTATAAATGTAACACTGGCAAAGAGTTGAAAAAGCTTATAGCAGAATCAATAAAAACGTATAACAACAAAAGACCACACTTGAGTCTAAAATATAAAACACCTAACTTTGTACATAACAAAAAACCAGAGAAGCTAGCTTCTCTGGTTTAA
- a CDS encoding C40 family peptidase: protein MQYGICPLSVVPVRLLPEDTSELISQLLYGDYYKVTDTRKFWSKIRMTHDGCEGWVSNLQLKLITEEEYNLITTRDDHKYANDLISFVATAENTLIPIVIGSTISNATLLQHTFEGSATKIKSNDKHKLIEAALLYLNAPYLWGGMTPFGIDSAGFTQLVYKINGHNLLRNAGQQATQGEALSFIEESEAGDLAFFDTNEGVINHVGIIMQNNYVIHVSGTVRIDRIDHTGIFNTDSKTYTHKLRVIKKIF, encoded by the coding sequence ATGCAATACGGCATATGCCCTCTTAGTGTTGTTCCTGTACGATTACTTCCAGAAGATACTAGCGAATTAATAAGTCAGTTACTTTATGGTGATTACTATAAAGTAACTGACACCCGTAAATTTTGGAGCAAAATTAGAATGACTCATGATGGTTGTGAAGGCTGGGTGAGCAACTTACAGTTAAAATTAATTACGGAAGAAGAATACAATTTAATTACAACTAGAGATGACCACAAATATGCTAATGATCTCATTTCTTTTGTAGCTACAGCAGAAAACACTTTGATCCCCATAGTAATAGGATCTACTATAAGCAACGCTACCTTACTGCAGCATACTTTTGAGGGGAGTGCTACAAAAATAAAATCGAACGACAAGCATAAGCTTATTGAAGCTGCATTATTGTATTTAAATGCGCCATATTTATGGGGTGGAATGACACCATTTGGAATAGATAGCGCAGGATTTACTCAATTAGTATATAAAATTAACGGGCATAATCTATTACGAAATGCAGGCCAACAAGCCACACAAGGAGAAGCATTGAGTTTTATTGAAGAAAGCGAAGCAGGAGATTTAGCATTTTTTGACACTAATGAGGGAGTCATTAACCATGTAGGGATCATCATGCAAAACAACTACGTTATACATGTTAGTGGCACCGTAAGAATAGACCGAATAGATCATACTGGTATTTTTAATACGGATTCTAAAACCTACACCCACAAATTAAGAGTAATCAAGAAAATATTTTAA
- a CDS encoding ATP-dependent Clp protease ATP-binding subunit, with product MDDNFSPRVKDVIAYSKEEALRLGHDFIGTEHLMLGLLRDGSGKAISILDALDVDLNHLRRKVEILSPANPNATPMQKDKKNLHLTRQAERALKTTFLEAKLFQSSSINTAHLLLCILRNENDPTTKLLHKLKVDYDGVKEQFKSMITSDDDYVDSPTSESFPNDADDAAEGKEGNFSGTANQKGNKKSKTPVLDNFGRDLTQMAEEDKLDPVVGREKEIERVSQILSRRKKNNPLLIGEPGVGKSAIAEGLALRIINKKVSRILFNKRVVTLDLASLVAGTKYRGQFEERMKAVMNELEKNDDIILFIDEIHTIVGAGGATGSLDASNMFKPALARGEIQCIGATTLDEYRQYIEKDGALERRFQKVIVEPTTVDETIEILKNIKGKYEDHHNVIYTDESIVACVKLTNRYMTDRFLPDKAIDALDEAGSRVHIVNMDVPKQILELEKQLDDVRALKNTVVKKQRYEEAAKLRDDEKKIEKDLAIAQEKWEEDSKLHRETVTEENVADVVSMMSGIPVNRIAQTEITKLFELPNLIKGNVIGQDEAVAKVAKAIQRNRAGLKDPNKPIGSFIFLGQTGVGKTQLAKVLAKELFDSEDALIRIDMSEYMEKFAISRLVGAPPGYVGYEEGGQLTEKVRRKPYAVVLLDEVEKAHPDVFNMMLQVLDDGFLTDSLGRKIDFRNTIIIMTSNIGARQLKDFGQGVGFGTSAMKSQTDSHQKSVIENALKKAFAPEFLNRIDDVVVFNPLEKEDIHKIIDIELRKLLLRIKDIGYELNLSDKAKDYIAEKGFDKQYGARPLKRAIQKYIEDALAEEIVSSKLQEGDTIFMDLDEEKDELTIRIEKSKKESEA from the coding sequence ATGGATGATAATTTTTCACCTAGAGTAAAAGATGTAATTGCTTATAGTAAAGAAGAAGCTTTACGACTTGGTCACGATTTTATTGGCACCGAGCACTTAATGCTTGGGCTATTGCGTGATGGAAGTGGAAAAGCAATTAGCATTCTTGACGCTTTAGATGTAGACTTAAATCACCTTCGTAGAAAGGTCGAAATTTTAAGTCCAGCAAACCCCAATGCAACACCAATGCAAAAAGACAAAAAGAATTTGCATTTGACTAGGCAGGCGGAACGAGCACTAAAAACAACTTTTTTAGAAGCAAAGCTTTTTCAAAGCTCTTCTATTAATACAGCACATTTATTATTATGCATTCTTAGAAATGAGAATGACCCAACTACTAAGTTGCTACATAAATTAAAAGTAGACTATGATGGAGTTAAAGAGCAATTTAAATCTATGATTACAAGTGATGATGATTATGTAGATTCGCCAACCTCAGAATCTTTCCCAAATGATGCAGATGATGCTGCAGAAGGAAAGGAAGGAAATTTCAGTGGAACGGCAAATCAGAAAGGTAATAAAAAATCTAAAACTCCTGTTTTAGACAATTTTGGTCGTGATCTAACGCAAATGGCCGAAGAAGACAAGTTAGACCCTGTCGTTGGTAGAGAAAAAGAAATTGAACGGGTTTCTCAAATATTAAGCAGAAGAAAGAAAAACAACCCGTTACTAATAGGAGAACCCGGAGTTGGTAAAAGTGCAATTGCAGAAGGTTTAGCATTGCGTATTATCAATAAAAAAGTATCCCGAATACTTTTTAACAAACGTGTGGTAACCCTTGATTTAGCTTCATTAGTAGCCGGTACAAAATACCGTGGTCAGTTTGAAGAGCGTATGAAAGCGGTCATGAATGAGCTTGAAAAGAATGATGATATTATTCTTTTTATTGATGAAATACACACCATTGTTGGTGCCGGTGGCGCTACAGGAAGTTTAGATGCTTCTAACATGTTTAAGCCAGCCTTAGCAAGAGGTGAAATACAATGTATTGGTGCAACAACTTTAGATGAATACAGACAGTATATTGAAAAGGATGGTGCTTTAGAGCGTCGTTTTCAAAAAGTAATTGTGGAGCCTACTACCGTAGACGAGACTATCGAAATACTTAAAAATATTAAAGGAAAGTATGAAGACCACCATAATGTTATTTATACAGATGAATCTATAGTTGCCTGCGTAAAGTTAACGAACAGGTATATGACCGATCGTTTTCTTCCAGACAAAGCTATTGATGCTTTAGATGAAGCTGGTTCTCGTGTTCATATTGTAAATATGGATGTACCTAAGCAAATCTTGGAGCTAGAAAAACAGCTTGATGATGTTAGAGCCCTTAAAAATACTGTTGTTAAAAAGCAACGGTATGAGGAAGCTGCAAAGCTTAGAGATGACGAAAAGAAAATTGAAAAAGATCTAGCCATTGCTCAAGAAAAATGGGAGGAAGATAGCAAATTACATAGAGAAACGGTAACCGAAGAGAATGTTGCAGATGTTGTTTCTATGATGAGTGGTATTCCTGTAAATAGAATTGCACAGACAGAGATTACTAAATTGTTTGAACTACCTAACCTTATTAAAGGTAATGTAATAGGTCAAGATGAAGCAGTAGCTAAAGTTGCCAAGGCAATACAAAGAAATAGAGCTGGACTAAAAGACCCCAACAAACCTATTGGATCCTTTATTTTCTTAGGACAAACAGGCGTTGGTAAAACACAGTTAGCAAAAGTCTTAGCAAAAGAATTATTTGATTCTGAAGATGCGCTTATCCGTATTGACATGAGTGAATATATGGAGAAGTTTGCTATTTCTCGTTTAGTTGGTGCACCTCCGGGATACGTTGGCTACGAAGAAGGCGGACAGTTGACTGAGAAAGTACGTCGTAAGCCATACGCTGTTGTTCTTTTAGATGAAGTAGAAAAAGCACATCCTGATGTATTTAATATGATGCTTCAAGTATTGGATGATGGTTTCTTGACAGATAGTTTAGGCCGTAAAATAGATTTTAGAAATACTATTATTATCATGACTTCTAATATAGGAGCGCGACAATTAAAAGATTTTGGTCAAGGTGTTGGTTTTGGTACTTCAGCAATGAAATCACAAACAGACAGTCACCAAAAAAGTGTGATAGAAAATGCATTGAAAAAAGCATTTGCACCTGAATTTTTGAATAGAATTGATGATGTCGTTGTTTTTAATCCATTAGAAAAAGAAGATATTCATAAAATTATTGATATAGAATTACGTAAATTATTATTACGTATTAAGGATATAGGATATGAATTAAACTTATCTGATAAAGCTAAAGACTATATTGCTGAAAAAGGATTTGACAAACAATACGGAGCAAGACCATTAAAACGTGCTATTCAAAAGTACATTGAAGATGCTCTAGCAGAAGAAATTGTAAGTTCTAAATTACAAGAAGGTGATACTATTTTTATGGATCTTGATGAAGAGAAAGATGAATTAACCATAAGGATTGAAAAATCAAAAAAAGAATCTGAAGCCTAA
- a CDS encoding tetratricopeptide repeat protein, whose protein sequence is MKTRLFIAAAMSCTMVAFSQKNELKSAEKALKSGSAAEAKTALDSASSLIDGADAKMKAQFHFLKGETFAMLAKKGDAAAFNTAIESYNEAIATEETSGKVKYTPEAKQKLSAMTADLINAAVEDNNNKQYKPAADKLYMGYKLSPKDTVYLYYAASSAVNGGEYEQALNYYNELKDLGYDGSEVKYTAVNVASGETEEMDKTQRDLMVKSKTYKDPKEEKSPSKSSEIIKNIALIYTQLGQDDKALGAYQDARANDPEDVNLILNEANLYFKLGDKDKFKSLMAEATALQPDNADLFYNIGVVNMEQGNIEDARAAYNRALEINPGYVNAQLNLSTTYVNEGNGMIDAMNSLGNSRADIAKYDELKKEKDGLFQKGADILEQALKLNPDNQGILEQLKNIYGALGDNDNFMRLKKLIGE, encoded by the coding sequence ATGAAAACTAGATTATTTATAGCAGCGGCAATGTCTTGCACAATGGTAGCGTTCTCGCAGAAGAACGAATTAAAAAGTGCGGAGAAAGCCTTAAAGTCAGGTAGTGCTGCAGAAGCTAAAACAGCATTAGACAGTGCATCTTCTTTAATAGATGGTGCAGATGCAAAAATGAAAGCGCAATTTCACTTTTTAAAAGGAGAAACATTTGCAATGCTTGCTAAAAAAGGAGATGCAGCTGCATTTAATACAGCAATTGAATCTTATAATGAGGCTATTGCAACAGAGGAAACTTCAGGAAAAGTGAAGTATACGCCAGAAGCTAAACAAAAATTATCAGCAATGACGGCAGATTTAATTAATGCTGCAGTTGAAGATAATAATAATAAGCAGTATAAGCCAGCGGCAGATAAATTGTACATGGGCTATAAATTGAGTCCAAAAGATACCGTTTATTTATACTATGCAGCAAGTAGTGCTGTTAATGGTGGTGAATATGAGCAAGCTTTAAATTACTATAACGAACTTAAGGATTTAGGTTATGATGGTTCTGAGGTAAAGTATACGGCAGTAAATGTTGCTTCTGGTGAGACAGAAGAAATGGACAAAACGCAAAGAGATCTTATGGTGAAATCTAAAACCTATAAAGATCCTAAAGAGGAGAAAAGCCCTTCTAAAAGTTCAGAAATTATTAAAAATATAGCTTTAATCTACACGCAATTAGGTCAAGATGATAAAGCTTTAGGGGCTTATCAAGATGCACGTGCTAATGATCCTGAAGATGTAAACTTAATTTTAAATGAAGCTAATCTTTACTTTAAATTAGGAGATAAAGATAAGTTTAAGTCTTTAATGGCAGAAGCTACAGCTTTACAGCCAGATAACGCAGATTTGTTTTACAATATCGGTGTGGTTAATATGGAACAAGGTAATATTGAAGATGCAAGAGCAGCATATAATAGAGCTTTAGAAATAAACCCTGGTTATGTAAATGCACAATTAAACCTTTCTACTACGTATGTAAACGAAGGAAATGGAATGATAGATGCTATGAATTCTTTAGGGAACTCTAGAGCAGATATCGCAAAATACGATGAGCTTAAAAAGGAAAAAGATGGTCTTTTTCAAAAAGGAGCAGATATTTTAGAGCAAGCTTTAAAATTAAACCCTGATAATCAGGGGATCTTAGAGCAATTAAAGAATATCTATGGTGCTTTAGGTGACAATGATAACTTCATGAGATTAAAGAAGTTAATAGGAGAATAA
- the gyrA gene encoding DNA gyrase subunit A, giving the protein MAEGEKLIPINIDDEMKSAYIDYSMSVIVSRALPDVRDGLKPVHRRVLFGMYELGVRSTSAHKKSARIVGEVLGKYHPHGDTSVYDSMVRMAQEWSLRYMLVDGQGNFGSIDGDSPAAMRYTEARMRKIADDMLADIDKDTVDHQLNFDDTLKEPKVLPTRIPNLLVNGASGIAVGMATNMPPHNLSEVVDGTIAYIENNDIEIDELITHIKAPDFPTGGIIYGYDGVKEAFHTGRGRVVMRAKASFEEVQGRECIIVTEIPYQVNKADMIKKTADLVNDKKIEGISTIRDESDRNGMRIVYIIKRDAIPNIVLNTLYKYTALQSSFSVNNIALVNGRPQMLNVKEMIHYFVEHRHEVVVRRTEFELKKAEDRAHILEGLIIASDNIDEVIAIIRASSNADEARTNLMERFKLSEIQAKAIVEMRLRQLTGLEQDKLRTEYDEILAFIIDLKDILARKERRMEIIKEELAEVKAKYGDERRSEINFAGGDLSMEDMIPDEQVVITISHAGYIKRTALSEYKTQNRGGVGQKASSTRNEDFLEHLFVGTNHQYMLFFTQKGKCFWMRVYEIPEGSKSSKGRAIQNLISIESDDKVKAFICTQDLKDEEYVNSHYVIMATKKGIVKKTSLEQYSRPRQNGINAIGIREDDELLEAKLTTGTSEIFLGLKSGKAIRFEESKTRPMGRNASGVRGITLANDDDEVIGMVSVQNLEEEILVVSEKGYGKRSSIEDYRVTNRGGKGVKTISITDKTGGLVAIKNVSDSDDLMIINKSGIAIRMSVEDLRVMGRATQGVRLINIKGKDSIAAVAKVMKDEDAVDELEEGSDLDVDPEDGTAIDTTDTETEE; this is encoded by the coding sequence ATGGCAGAAGGAGAAAAATTAATTCCTATCAACATAGATGATGAAATGAAATCCGCTTACATTGATTATTCAATGTCGGTCATTGTGTCACGTGCCTTACCGGATGTTAGGGATGGTTTAAAACCAGTACATAGAAGAGTTTTATTTGGAATGTACGAATTAGGTGTTCGTTCAACAAGTGCTCATAAGAAATCTGCTCGTATTGTGGGTGAGGTTTTAGGTAAGTATCACCCTCACGGAGATACCTCGGTATATGATTCTATGGTGCGTATGGCACAGGAATGGAGTTTGCGTTATATGTTAGTAGATGGCCAGGGTAACTTTGGTTCTATTGATGGTGATAGTCCTGCAGCAATGCGTTATACGGAAGCACGTATGCGTAAGATTGCAGACGACATGTTGGCAGATATAGATAAGGATACTGTAGATCATCAATTAAATTTTGATGATACTTTAAAAGAACCTAAAGTATTGCCAACCAGAATACCTAACCTTTTGGTGAATGGTGCGTCTGGTATTGCAGTAGGTATGGCAACTAATATGCCGCCTCACAACTTGTCTGAAGTTGTAGATGGTACTATTGCCTATATAGAGAATAATGATATTGAGATAGATGAATTAATTACCCATATTAAAGCGCCAGATTTTCCTACAGGAGGAATTATCTACGGATATGATGGTGTTAAAGAGGCTTTTCATACCGGTAGAGGTCGTGTAGTTATGCGTGCTAAGGCTTCTTTTGAAGAGGTGCAAGGTCGCGAATGTATCATTGTTACCGAAATTCCGTATCAAGTGAACAAGGCAGACATGATTAAAAAAACTGCTGATCTTGTTAACGATAAGAAAATAGAAGGTATTTCTACCATTAGAGATGAATCTGATAGAAATGGTATGCGTATCGTTTATATTATTAAAAGAGATGCCATTCCTAATATCGTATTAAACACCTTATATAAGTATACTGCGCTTCAGTCTTCTTTTAGTGTAAACAACATTGCATTGGTAAATGGCAGACCACAGATGTTGAATGTGAAAGAAATGATTCATTATTTCGTAGAACATAGGCACGAAGTAGTTGTTCGAAGAACAGAATTTGAGCTTAAAAAAGCAGAAGATAGAGCACATATTTTAGAAGGACTTATTATCGCTTCTGATAATATCGATGAAGTAATTGCAATTATTAGAGCATCTTCTAATGCAGATGAAGCGCGTACAAACTTAATGGAGCGCTTTAAGTTGTCAGAAATTCAGGCTAAGGCAATTGTTGAAATGCGATTACGTCAGTTAACAGGTCTGGAACAAGATAAATTACGTACAGAATACGATGAGATTTTAGCATTTATCATTGATTTAAAGGACATTCTTGCACGTAAAGAACGTAGAATGGAAATTATCAAAGAAGAATTAGCTGAGGTAAAAGCTAAATATGGTGATGAAAGACGTTCTGAAATTAATTTTGCGGGAGGTGATTTAAGTATGGAAGATATGATTCCTGATGAACAAGTAGTAATCACTATTTCTCATGCAGGATATATTAAAAGAACAGCACTTTCTGAATATAAAACACAAAATAGAGGAGGAGTTGGTCAAAAAGCATCCTCTACGCGTAACGAAGATTTCTTAGAACATTTATTCGTAGGTACCAATCACCAATACATGTTATTCTTTACGCAAAAAGGAAAATGTTTTTGGATGCGTGTTTACGAGATTCCAGAAGGAAGTAAATCTTCTAAAGGTAGAGCTATTCAAAACTTAATTAGTATTGAAAGTGATGATAAAGTAAAAGCATTTATCTGTACTCAAGATTTAAAAGACGAAGAATATGTAAATAGTCACTATGTGATTATGGCTACTAAGAAAGGTATTGTGAAGAAGACATCTTTGGAGCAGTATTCTAGACCACGTCAAAATGGTATTAATGCCATTGGTATTAGAGAAGATGATGAGTTGTTAGAAGCAAAACTTACAACAGGAACTAGTGAAATATTCTTAGGGCTTAAGTCTGGTAAAGCAATTCGTTTTGAAGAAAGTAAAACTAGACCAATGGGTAGAAATGCTTCAGGGGTTAGAGGTATTACTTTAGCAAATGATGACGATGAGGTAATTGGAATGGTATCTGTTCAAAATCTTGAAGAAGAAATATTAGTAGTTTCTGAAAAAGGATACGGTAAACGTTCTAGTATTGAGGATTATAGAGTAACTAACAGAGGTGGTAAAGGGGTTAAAACAATTTCTATTACCGATAAAACAGGAGGTTTGGTTGCTATTAAAAACGTATCGGATTCTGATGATTTAATGATTATTAATAAATCTGGTATTGCAATTCGAATGAGTGTTGAAGATCTCCGTGTTATGGGTAGAGCTACTCAAGGGGTTCGTTTAATTAATATAAAAGGTAAGGATTCTATCGCAGCTGTAGCTAAGGTAATGAAAGATGAAGACGCTGTAGATGAGTTAGAAGAAGGTAGTGATTTAGATGTGGATCCAGAGGATGGCACGGCAATTGATACTACAGATACTGAAACAGAAGAGTAA
- a CDS encoding bifunctional ADP-dependent NAD(P)H-hydrate dehydratase/NAD(P)H-hydrate epimerase: protein MKIFSAKQIYQADKYTIEKQQIKSDELMERVAIQIFNWLHLRLQGAPVKIQLFCGIGNNGGDGVAVARHLQEHGYAIEVHIVNYSEKRSDDFLLNLNRLKERKIWPNFINNDSEFPEISKEDIVIDAIFGIGLNRNPDAWVVKLMQKINTSEAFVLAVDLPSGLFTDKPVKNKDAVVKANHILSFQTPKLVFFLPETGVYANQWEIIDIGIDAEFIANTEVDYELISKLEVLPTYIPREKFAHKGTYGHALIIGGSYGKIGAVQLASKSCLRAGSGLVTAYLPKCGYVPMQTAVPEIMVLTDEHEEFITKIKFEITPDVIGLGIGLGTANETQKALGNFLKKNKTPLVLDADAINILALNEAFLKNLPAQTVLTPHPKELERLLGKWKDDFDKLKKAKAFSKKYDCVLVIKGAHTITVYDNKGYINTTGNPGMATAGSGDVLTGIITGLIAQGYGALKAAIFGVYLHGTSGDIAVEKLGYQALTASALIDSLGNAYIDLFKQPEQPPQVEEQEQQ, encoded by the coding sequence ATGAAGATTTTTAGCGCAAAACAAATCTACCAAGCTGATAAATATACAATAGAAAAACAGCAAATAAAAAGTGACGAACTCATGGAGCGCGTTGCTATCCAAATTTTTAATTGGTTACATCTTAGACTTCAAGGTGCTCCAGTGAAAATTCAATTATTTTGTGGTATTGGTAATAATGGAGGAGATGGTGTTGCTGTTGCAAGACATTTACAAGAACATGGCTATGCTATAGAAGTGCATATCGTAAATTATAGTGAGAAACGTTCGGACGATTTTTTATTGAATTTAAATCGATTAAAAGAGCGTAAAATTTGGCCTAATTTTATTAATAACGATTCTGAGTTTCCAGAAATTAGTAAAGAAGACATTGTCATAGATGCAATTTTTGGCATTGGATTAAATAGGAATCCAGATGCTTGGGTTGTTAAGTTGATGCAAAAAATTAATACATCAGAAGCTTTTGTTCTTGCAGTAGATTTACCTTCGGGACTTTTCACGGATAAACCAGTAAAGAATAAAGATGCTGTTGTAAAAGCAAATCATATTTTGAGTTTTCAAACTCCTAAATTGGTATTTTTTCTTCCAGAAACTGGTGTCTATGCCAATCAATGGGAGATCATAGATATTGGTATTGATGCTGAATTTATAGCGAATACAGAAGTTGACTACGAATTAATAAGTAAGTTAGAAGTATTACCTACGTATATTCCTCGAGAGAAATTTGCTCATAAGGGTACGTACGGTCACGCTTTAATTATTGGAGGTAGTTATGGCAAGATAGGCGCTGTACAATTAGCTTCAAAATCATGTTTGCGCGCTGGTAGTGGTTTGGTTACGGCATATCTACCTAAATGCGGTTATGTACCTATGCAAACTGCAGTACCTGAAATAATGGTATTAACTGATGAACATGAAGAATTTATAACAAAAATAAAATTTGAGATTACGCCTGATGTGATTGGGCTAGGAATAGGTTTGGGTACGGCTAATGAAACACAAAAGGCACTGGGCAATTTCTTGAAGAAAAATAAAACACCATTAGTTTTAGATGCTGATGCTATAAATATATTAGCTTTAAATGAAGCTTTTTTAAAGAACCTGCCGGCTCAAACGGTCTTAACGCCACACCCTAAAGAATTAGAACGTTTGTTAGGGAAATGGAAAGACGATTTTGATAAATTAAAAAAAGCAAAAGCATTTTCTAAGAAATATGATTGCGTCTTAGTGATAAAAGGGGCGCATACCATTACTGTGTATGATAATAAAGGGTATATAAATACTACAGGAAATCCTGGTATGGCTACTGCGGGTAGTGGTGATGTGTTAACTGGAATCATCACAGGATTAATAGCTCAGGGCTACGGTGCGTTGAAAGCGGCTATATTTGGAGTCTACCTGCACGGTACCTCTGGAGATATTGCAGTTGAAAAATTAGGGTATCAAGCACTAACCGCTAGTGCGCTCATAGATAGTTTGGGGAATGCCTATATTGATTTGTTTAAACAGCCAGAACAACCTCCACAAGTGGAAGAACAAGAACAGCAATAG